Below is a window of Mycolicibacterium chitae DNA.
ACCTCGGCGGTGCCGCACGCCGCGGTCCCGGTGCCCTCCGGTGCCGTCGGCGTGCTGGCGCTGGCCGGCGCCACCCTGGCGGTGGCACTCAGCTGGGGGCGCCGCTGGGCGCGGATCGGGCTGGGTTGCGCGGCCGCGGTGGCGTTCGCGTGGGCGCTGTCGGGGCTGCTGTGAGCGCTGGTCTCGCGGCGTCGCCGGGATGTGGCACCATCGTCGCGTGAGTGCACAGGTTCCCGGTCTGCATCTGGTCCTCGGTGACGAAGAACTGCTCGTCGAGCGGGCCGTCGCCACGATCACCCGGGAGGTCCGCGGGCGGGTCGGCTCCGGTGGCGGGGGCCTGGAGATCGGCGACATCCCGGTCAACCGGCTGCGCGCCGGAGATGTCAGCACCAGCGAGCTCGCCGAGCTGCTCAGCCCGTCACTGTTCGCCGACGAGCGCATCGTGGTGCTCGAGGCCGCCGGCGAGGCCGGCAAGGACGCCGTCGAGTTGGTCGCCGCCGCGGCGGCGGATCTGCCGTCGGGCACCGAACTGGTGGTCGTGCATTCCGGTGGGGGCCGCGCCAAGGCGCTGGCCACCCGGCTGCGCGACCTGGGCGCCCGGGTGCACAAGTGCGCGAAGATCACCAAGGTCAGCGAACGCGCCGACTTCGTGCGCGGCGAGTTCCGTTCCCTGAAAATCAAGGTCGGCGACGAGACGGTGACCGCGCTGCTGGATGCGGTGGGCTCCGATATCCGGGAGCTCGCCTCGGCGTGCTCGCAGCTGGTCGCCGACACCGACGGTCGGGTGGACGCCGCCGCGGTGCGCCGCTATCACAGCGGAAAAGCGGAGGTCAAAGGGTTCGACATCGCGGACAAGGCGATCGTGGGCGACGTCGAGGGGGCGGCCGAAGCGCTGCGCTGGGCCATGCTGGCCGGCGAGCCGCGGGTGGTGCTGGCCGACGCGCTCGCCGAGGCCGTGCACACCGTCGCGCGGGTGGCGCCGCTGTCCGGGGATCCCTACCGGCTGGCGGGAGAGCTCGGCATGCCGCCGTGGCGCATCCAGAAGGCGCAGAAGCAGGCCCGGCGCTGGTCGCGGGACCGGGTGGCCAGCGCGCTGCAGCTGGTGGCGGCGCTGAACGCGGACGTCAAGGGAGCGGCCGCCGACGCGGATTACGCGCTCGAGGCGGCCGTGCGGAAGGTGGCCGAGTTGGCCAGGAACAACTGAATCAGAGCTTGTTGAGCGCCAGGGTCAGCGCCGACTTCTTGTTGGCGGCCTGGTTCTTGTGGATGACGCCCTTGCTGGCGGCCTTGTCGAGCTGACGGTTGGTCGACAGCAGCAGCTCGGCGGCCTTGTCCTTGTCGCCGGCCTCGACGGCCTCACGGAACCCGCGGACAGCCGTGCGAAGTGAGGACTTCACCGACTGGTTGCGCAGACGGGCGCGCTCGTTGGTGCGGTTGCGCTTTACCTGCGACTTGATGTTGGCCACGCGTCAGTTCCTTCTGATTTCTCGAGCTGGGTTGTCTTCGGGAGAAGCAATCTCCGGATGCCCGATCCGGGCAGCGATTGTTCAGGTTACCAGTTCGGCCGGGCAACCCCCAAAGCGTGCCGGATCCGCCGACCCGATTGCCCAGCCAGCCTGCCTGAACAACCCGCGTGGTGCAGCATGGGAACGATGAGCGTTCGCACTGTGTCCGGCCAGAGCAAACGAAAGACGAGTTCGCGCGCCGCCAAGAAGTCCGCGCCCATCTTCGACGGCTACACCGAACGCGGCACCTACGCCGACGCGTTCGACGAGATGTTCGATGCCCAGGGCGCGGTCCGCGGACCGTACAAGGGGATCTACAAGGAACTGGCGCCGTCGGACGCCTCCGAACTGGCGGCGCGCTCCGAGGCGCTGGACCGGGCCTTCACCGATCAGGGCATCACCTTCTCGCTGTACGGCGAGGAGCGCCCGTTCCCGCTGGACCTGGTGCCCCGGGTGATCTCGGCCGCCGAATGGACCCGGTTGGAACGCGGCATCAAACAGCGCGTCACCGCGTTGGAGGCCTACCTCGACGACATCTACGGCGACCAGCAGATCCTGCGCGACGGGGTGATCCCGCGCCGGTTGGTGACCTCCTGCGACCACTTCCACCGGGAGGCCGCGGGCATCGTGCCGCCCAACGGCGTCCGGATCCACGTCGCCGGCATCGACCTGATCCGCGACGAACAGGGCACCTTCCGGGTGCTCGAGGACAACCTGCGGTCCCCGTCGGGGGTGTCCTACGTGATGGAGAACCGCCGCTCCATGGCGCGGGTCTTTCCCAACCTGTTCGCCACCAACCGGGTCCGCGCGGTCGGCGACTACGCGTCGTACCTGCTGCGCGCGCTGCGTAAGGCAGCGCCCACCAACGTGGCCGATCCCACCGTCGTGGTGCTCACGCCCGGGGTCTACAACTCGGCGTACTTCGAACATTCGCTGCTGGCCCGGCAGATGGGCGTCGAACTGGTCGAGGGCCGCGACCTGTTCTGCCGCGACAACACCGTCTACATGCGCACCACCGAGGGGGAACGTCAGGTCGACGTCATCTACCGCCGCATCGACGACGAGTTCCTGGACCCGATGCACTTCCGGCCGGATTCGGTGCTGGGCGTGGCCGGGATCGTCAACGCCGCGCGTGCGGGCAACGTGGTGATCTCCTCGGCGGTGGGCAACGGCGTCGGCGACGACAAGCTGGTCTACACCTACGTGCCGACCATCATCGACTACTACCTGGGGGAGAAGCCGCTGCTGGCCAACGTCGACACCTTCCGCTGTTGGCTCGACGACGAGCGCGAGGAGGTGCTCGACCGGATCGACGAACTGGTCATCAAACCCGTGGAGGGTTCCGGCGGGTACGGCATCGTGTTCGGGCCCGAGGCCTCCGAGAAGGAACTGGCCACCATCCGGCGCAAGGTCGAAGCCGATCCTCGCGGGTGGATCGCCCAACCCGCCGTGCAACTCTCGACGGTGCCCACCCAGATCGACCACACCCTGGCCCCGCGGCACGTCGACCTGCGGCCGTTCGCGGTCAACGACGGCGACGAGGTCTGGGTGCTGCCGGGCGGCCTGACGCGGGTGGCGCTGCCGGAGGGTTCGCTGGTGGTCAACTCCAGTCAGGGTGGCGGCTCCAAGGACACCTGGGTGCTGGCGTCGCGCGCGTCCTCGGCCGACCGCGAACTCGCCGCCGCCGAGGTGGTCCGCAGCCTGCCCGGGGAGGCCAAGGCGCCGGCGCCGAAATCCACCGAGCGGCCGTCGAAGAACGGCAAGAGCGGCGAACAACAGCAGCAGCAACAGCAGGCCGTCGTCACCGGCGACCAGCAGCAACAGCAGCAGCAACAGCAGCAGGCGGTGAGCGACTGATGTTGGCCCGCAACGCCGAATCGCTGTACTGGATCGGACGCTACGTCGAGCGCGCCGACGACACCGCGCGCATCCTCGACGTGGTGATCCATCAGCTGCTCGAGGACTCCAGCGTCGACCCGGACCACACGTCGCGGGTGCTGCTGCGGGTACTGGGCATCGACCCGCCCGACGAAGCCCTGGACGTGTGGTCGCTGACCGAACTGGTGGCGTTCTCCCGCGGCGCCGGGGGCGGCTCCTCGATCGTCGACGCGATCACCGCGGCGCGCGAGAATGCCCGCGGCGCACGCGAGGTCACCTCCGCCGAGATGTGGGAATGCCTCAACACCACCTACAACGCGCTGCCCGAGCGGGAGCGCGCCGCGCGGCGGCTCGGGCCGCACGAATTCCTCGCCTACGTGGAGGGCCGCGCCGCGATGTTCGACGGCCTGGCGGACTCCACGCTGTCGCGCGACGACGGCTACCGGTTCATGGTGCTCGGGCGGGCCATCGAGCGCGTCGACATGACGGTGCGCATGCTGCAGTCCCGCGTCGGGGAGAGCGCGTCCTCGCCCGCGTGGGTCACGGTGCTGCGCTCGGCCGGCGCCCACGACGCCTACCTGCGCACCTACCGCGGCGTGCTCGACGCCCGGCGGGTGGTCGAATTCCTGTTGCTGGACCGGCTTTTCCCGCGGTCGGTGTTCTACTCGCTGCGGATGGCCGAGCACAGCCTGGAGGGCCTGCAGCACCGCACGCGTAACCGCGTCGGGGCCACCGACGAGGCGCAGCGGCTGCTGGGCCGCGCCCGCAGCGAGCTGGAGTTCCTGCGCCCCGGGGTCCTGCTGGAGTCCTTGGAATCCGGGCTGGACGATCTGCAGCGCACCTGCTCGGAGGTGTCAGAGGCGTTGGCGCTGCAGTACTTCCACTCCGCACCCTGGGTGGCCTGGACCGACGCCGGGCACGACGCGTTGGTGATCGAAGAGGGGGAGATCTAGCGATGTGGCGGCTGCGCGTGGTGCACGCGACGGGGTATGCCTACCAGTCCGCGGTGACCGCCTCGTTCAACGAGGCGCGGCTGACGCCGCGGTCGGATCAGCGGCAGAACGTGATCCTCAACCGGGTCGAGACGGTGCCGGCCACCCGGTCCTACCGCTACGTCGACTACTGGGGCACCGCCGTCACGGCGTTCGATCTGCACGCCCCGCACACCGAACTCGAGGTCACCGCGTCGTCGGTGGTGGAGACCGAACAGCCCGAAGCGCCGCAGAATTCGGTGAGTTGGGACGACCTGGCCTCGGAGGCCGTGGCGGACCGCTACAACGAGATGCTCAGCCCCACCCACTACACGCCGGCGAGCAAGCGCATCGAGCGGGTCGGGCGCCGCATCGCCAGGGATCACGACCCGCAGGGGGCCGTCATCGAGGCGGCGCGCTGGGTGCAGGGCGAGCTGACCTACGTCGCGGGCACCACCGGGGTGCATTCCTCGGGCCTGGATGCGCTGCGCGAGGGCAAGGGCGTGTGCCAGGATTTCGCGCACCTGACGCTGATCCTGTTGCGGGGGATGGGGATTCCGGCGCGCTACGTGTCGGGTTATCTGCACCCGCACCGCGACGCCGCCGTCGGCGACACCGTCGACGGGCAGAGCCACGCCTGGATCCAGGCGTGGACCGGCGAGTGGTGGTACTACGACCCGACCAACGACACCGGCATCAACCAGCAGTACATCAGCGTCGGGGTGGGCCGCGACTACTCGGACGTGACGCCGCTGAAGGGTATCTACTCCGGCGCGGGTTCCACCGACCTCGACGTCGTCGTGGAGATCACCCGGCTGGCCTGACCGGCGGCCTCAGCCGACCTGCACCCGATGCAGGTCGTCGCCGAGTTCGATGCGGCCGTCGAACTCGGTGGCCGCCAGTTGCCGCCACTGCTCCTCCTGTCCGGGGGCGATCGCCGGGACGTAGTGGGTGAGGATCAGCGTGCCCACCCCGGCGCGCGCGGCGGTGGCCGCCGCCTGTTGCACCGACGAGTGATAGTCGCAGATGTCCTTGAATCGTTGCATCGGTATCTGATTCACCAGGTCCTCGCGGATGACGGTGTGCACCAGGGCGTCCGCGCCGGCGCTCAGGTCATCCAGGCCGGCGCACGGCACGGTGTCGCCGGCGAGCACCACCGCGGTGCCCTCGCAGTCCACGCGGAATCCCAGCGTGGGCTCCACCGGTCGATGATCGGTCGGCGCGGCGGTGATGCGCACCGGTTCGCGGTCCCACACCGGGCCCTCGGTGTACTCGTGCACCTCCAGCGGGGGCGGTTCGGTCAGGTCGTCGTGGTGCGCGATCCGGTAGCCGATGTCGAAACCGAACGCTTCGAGCGTCGCCCGCACCACCTCGGCGGTGCCGGGCGGGCCGATGATCGGCAACGGCGCGGCCTGCGCGTCGAAAGTCGTCACCCACCGGGTGATGATCACGTCACCCAGGTCGGTGATGTGGTCGCTGTGCAGATGGGTGAGCAGCAGGGCGTCGAGGTTGTTGGCCCCGACGTCCACCGCCGCCGCGCGTTGCAGCACGCCGCGGCCGCAGTCCACCAGCAGCGTCTGACCGCCGGTCCGGACCAGGGTGGCCGGGCCCGCGCGGTGCGGGTCGGGGATGGGACTGCCGGTGCCCAACAGGGTGATCTCGATGGCCATGCGCTGGGTATCTCACACCGCCGTCGCGGCGGCGGGAAATCTCGCGAAATGGCATCCGTCGTTCACCGAGACGTGACGGCACCGTGCCCAATGGTTCGCCGAAACCTTTCGCGGGCGGACGATCGCGCCTAGTCTGGTGTGAACTGGATCACAGCTGTGGAGGTTGCGATGCGGATCGCGGATGTCCTGAGGAGCAAGGGGGCCGACGTCGCGACGGTGAGCCCGCAGGCGTCGGTACGAGAGCTACTGACCGGGCTGGCCGAGGCCAACATCGGCGCCATGGTGGTCGTCGGCTCGGCGGGGGTGATCGCCGGCATGGTCTCCGAGCGCGACGTGGTGCGCCGCCTCTACGAAAAGGGCCCGGCCATTCTCGAGTTGCCGGTGGCCCAGATCATGACCCCCGCGGTGGCCACCTGCGGGCTGGATTCCTCGGTCGACGAGCTTTCCGAGATGATGACCACCAATCGGGTGCGCCACATCCCGGTGCTGGTCGACGGCCGTTTGGTCGGGATCGTCAGCATTGGCGACATCGTCAAGACCCGCCTGGAGGAACTGCAGTCCGAGCAGGAACAGCTGCAGGCCTACATCACCCAGGGCTGACCCTCGGACTTTGCTATGACAGGCTGAACGGGTGCTTTCCCCCGACGCCGCCCCCGAAGTCGCGGCCGCCCGAAAGACCGACATCCGCGAACTGGCGCACACGCTGGGCCGCGCGTTCTTCGACGATCCGGTGATGACGTGGATGCTGCCGGAGGCCGGCCGGCGCGCCAAGGTCCTGCCCAAGATGTTCGCGACGATCACCCGGCACCAGTTCCTGGCGCACGGCGCGTGCGAGGTCGCCACCGACGGGGCGCACATCGCGGCGGCCGCGCTGTGGACACCGCCGGGTCAGTGGAAGACGTCCGGCTGGCAGGACCTGCGCATGTTGGCCTCCTTCGTCAGCGCGTTCGGTTCGCGCTTCCAGCGCGGGCAACAGATGAGCGAGCTGATGAAGAAGCATCATCCCGAGGAGCCGCACTGGTATTTGGGCGTGATCGGCAGCGACCCCACCTTCCGCGGCGGCGGCTACGGCCACGCGCTGATGAAATCGCGCCTGGACCGTGTCGATGCCGAGTTCGCCCCGGCCTATCTGGAGTCCAGCAACCCCGACAACCTGCCCTACTACCAGCGGTTCGGGTTCGAGGTGACCGGCGAGATCCCCCTGCCCGACGACGGCCCGACGATGTGGCAGATGTGGCGCGAGCCGCGCTGATCAGTCGCAGGCAACCGCGTCAGCTCCAGGAGTACTCCGCGCGCAGCCGCGTCGCGACGATATCGAACTTGGTGCGGTCCAGGATGGCGCCCTCGCGGCGGATGCCCTCCTCGGGGACGTCGAGCACCCGGTCCAGCCGCACCCAGCTCGGCCGGCCCTCACCGTCCCAGGGGCCCGCGCCGATCCCGACCCAGTGCCGGTCGTCGGCGTGGTGCTGCTGACTGGACAGCATCAGGCCGAGCAGGACCTTGCGGTCCCGGCCGACCACCAGCACCGGACGGTCCTTGCCGCGGCTCGGGT
It encodes the following:
- the holA gene encoding DNA polymerase III subunit delta → MSAQVPGLHLVLGDEELLVERAVATITREVRGRVGSGGGGLEIGDIPVNRLRAGDVSTSELAELLSPSLFADERIVVLEAAGEAGKDAVELVAAAAADLPSGTELVVVHSGGGRAKALATRLRDLGARVHKCAKITKVSERADFVRGEFRSLKIKVGDETVTALLDAVGSDIRELASACSQLVADTDGRVDAAAVRRYHSGKAEVKGFDIADKAIVGDVEGAAEALRWAMLAGEPRVVLADALAEAVHTVARVAPLSGDPYRLAGELGMPPWRIQKAQKQARRWSRDRVASALQLVAALNADVKGAAADADYALEAAVRKVAELARNN
- a CDS encoding ribonuclease Z encodes the protein MAIEITLLGTGSPIPDPHRAGPATLVRTGGQTLLVDCGRGVLQRAAAVDVGANNLDALLLTHLHSDHITDLGDVIITRWVTTFDAQAAPLPIIGPPGTAEVVRATLEAFGFDIGYRIAHHDDLTEPPPLEVHEYTEGPVWDREPVRITAAPTDHRPVEPTLGFRVDCEGTAVVLAGDTVPCAGLDDLSAGADALVHTVIREDLVNQIPMQRFKDICDYHSSVQQAAATAARAGVGTLILTHYVPAIAPGQEEQWRQLAATEFDGRIELGDDLHRVQVG
- a CDS encoding transglutaminase family protein — protein: MWRLRVVHATGYAYQSAVTASFNEARLTPRSDQRQNVILNRVETVPATRSYRYVDYWGTAVTAFDLHAPHTELEVTASSVVETEQPEAPQNSVSWDDLASEAVADRYNEMLSPTHYTPASKRIERVGRRIARDHDPQGAVIEAARWVQGELTYVAGTTGVHSSGLDALREGKGVCQDFAHLTLILLRGMGIPARYVSGYLHPHRDAAVGDTVDGQSHAWIQAWTGEWWYYDPTNDTGINQQYISVGVGRDYSDVTPLKGIYSGAGSTDLDVVVEITRLA
- a CDS encoding circularly permuted type 2 ATP-grasp protein, yielding MSVRTVSGQSKRKTSSRAAKKSAPIFDGYTERGTYADAFDEMFDAQGAVRGPYKGIYKELAPSDASELAARSEALDRAFTDQGITFSLYGEERPFPLDLVPRVISAAEWTRLERGIKQRVTALEAYLDDIYGDQQILRDGVIPRRLVTSCDHFHREAAGIVPPNGVRIHVAGIDLIRDEQGTFRVLEDNLRSPSGVSYVMENRRSMARVFPNLFATNRVRAVGDYASYLLRALRKAAPTNVADPTVVVLTPGVYNSAYFEHSLLARQMGVELVEGRDLFCRDNTVYMRTTEGERQVDVIYRRIDDEFLDPMHFRPDSVLGVAGIVNAARAGNVVISSAVGNGVGDDKLVYTYVPTIIDYYLGEKPLLANVDTFRCWLDDEREEVLDRIDELVIKPVEGSGGYGIVFGPEASEKELATIRRKVEADPRGWIAQPAVQLSTVPTQIDHTLAPRHVDLRPFAVNDGDEVWVLPGGLTRVALPEGSLVVNSSQGGGSKDTWVLASRASSADRELAAAEVVRSLPGEAKAPAPKSTERPSKNGKSGEQQQQQQQAVVTGDQQQQQQQQQQAVSD
- the rpsT gene encoding 30S ribosomal protein S20: MANIKSQVKRNRTNERARLRNQSVKSSLRTAVRGFREAVEAGDKDKAAELLLSTNRQLDKAASKGVIHKNQAANKKSALTLALNKL
- a CDS encoding alpha-E domain-containing protein; the protein is MLARNAESLYWIGRYVERADDTARILDVVIHQLLEDSSVDPDHTSRVLLRVLGIDPPDEALDVWSLTELVAFSRGAGGGSSIVDAITAARENARGAREVTSAEMWECLNTTYNALPERERAARRLGPHEFLAYVEGRAAMFDGLADSTLSRDDGYRFMVLGRAIERVDMTVRMLQSRVGESASSPAWVTVLRSAGAHDAYLRTYRGVLDARRVVEFLLLDRLFPRSVFYSLRMAEHSLEGLQHRTRNRVGATDEAQRLLGRARSELEFLRPGVLLESLESGLDDLQRTCSEVSEALALQYFHSAPWVAWTDAGHDALVIEEGEI
- a CDS encoding GNAT family N-acetyltransferase, translating into MLSPDAAPEVAAARKTDIRELAHTLGRAFFDDPVMTWMLPEAGRRAKVLPKMFATITRHQFLAHGACEVATDGAHIAAAALWTPPGQWKTSGWQDLRMLASFVSAFGSRFQRGQQMSELMKKHHPEEPHWYLGVIGSDPTFRGGGYGHALMKSRLDRVDAEFAPAYLESSNPDNLPYYQRFGFEVTGEIPLPDDGPTMWQMWREPR
- a CDS encoding CBS domain-containing protein; this translates as MRIADVLRSKGADVATVSPQASVRELLTGLAEANIGAMVVVGSAGVIAGMVSERDVVRRLYEKGPAILELPVAQIMTPAVATCGLDSSVDELSEMMTTNRVRHIPVLVDGRLVGIVSIGDIVKTRLEELQSEQEQLQAYITQG